The following DNA comes from Triticum aestivum cultivar Chinese Spring chromosome 3D, IWGSC CS RefSeq v2.1, whole genome shotgun sequence.
TCTCTCTCATAATCTGCAAAAATAAACATATATAGTAATACATCTTTTGTACATCCTGTGCAACATCTCTATTAAGAAAAACAATTATTTATATGCATCTTTTCTGATTCTGTAAAACTCGGTGTGTTTTCGGTCCATCATCCGAAGTAATCGGTTTTTATCTCTGATCTACAAAGGtgaacatatatacatatattaaaataaaataagttcatatataatatatattcatgGTCTAGATGCAAGTAGGTGACCGTATTTAGGCAGAGTGAGAGACATCATGCTTTTTAGTAAAATCAGTTACATCCTGATTTTAATAACATGTAGGTTCACGTGTAAATTACCTGTTAGTAATTATTCTCTAGAAATGACATGTTAGAGTTTGTAATATTTTTCACTATGTAAAAAAGTACGTGACATTTTTTTATAGCAAACAACCGCTTTTCCCTAAAAAAGCAAACAGCTGCCCCTTCTCTTCTTATGTTAAAAGAAGCAATTCACCCTCTCACTCTCTCATGGCAGGACACAACGCTCACATCTCATTCCCTAGGCCTACTCTGCCCACCACAGTTGGGTCTCACACGTGCTCCTAAGTTTGTCTTGCATTGCTaatcactctttcttccacacacATGAGCATGCATAGGGCACATCCTCTCTCTTCGAATGACACCCACTTGATCTCTCTTTATCTCTCCTCCCTATCTCGACCTCCTAGGTCTCTCTTGATCTAGGGGTCCTTCTCGCGCGCGtgcgagcacacacacacacacacacacacacacacacacacacacacacacactcgccaCACACTCTTTTTCTCTCGAACACACCCTCTCTGTTTGTATGACACCTACTCGATGTCTCTCCACGTCTCtcaaggtctctctctctctgtggcacacacacgcacacacctctCGCGCACATACACATACATGTACACATTCCATTTCTCtcaaggtctctctctctctctctctctcacacacacacacacacacacacacacacacacacacacactacacactcTCCCCCGCCCCCATGTCTATCCAAATATCTCTAGTTAGCGGCAGCCATCACGGCACCAGTAGATGATCGGGAGTCTGTGGCTACCATGACTTCCGTGGGGAACGGGGGCAGCTTCGCAGGCGGGAGGGTAAGATGGTGTGGTGCGAGCGTGGGGAGGATTAGGTTTCAATAAAAAAAGCTATATATAATTAAAATATAGTAAATTGTATGTATTATAATTTTGGTTCACATGTTATTATTTCAAATATTACTCAATATCACACACAATCAAATCTCATTAAAATATATTGCAATCAATACCCGAAACAATCGTGGGGTATCATCGAGTTTTATTCGTTATTGGGTTTACATATCTCCTCACGGCCAGATTTATTATTTCGCAAACATCATGTCTACTCCTCGGCTCTAATATTCAAGGGAGGGATGCTCTGTGCGTTGTTGAACACGTTGCCAGGATCAGCCACCGTCTTAGCACGGACCAGCCGGCCGAAGTTCTCTCCGAAGTAGGCCTCCCCCCACGACGACCTCGCCCGAGCCACCGCCTGCGCGGATGAGCCACCGGCAGCCCGCGTCCAGTTGTTCACGCCCAGATCGAGGTCGAGGTAGTTCACGTACGCAGCGCGGGGATCCTTGGACACGTAGGGGGCCATGAACCTGTAGAACGACCCGAGCCATCCGATGAACTCCTCCGCGTGGGCCACCTGCGACCGGTCCCAGTTCACGCCGTACTGGATACTGTACAGGTACCCGGCGCGGTGGGGGAAAGGCGTCTCGGAGCTCCCGACCCGCGCCATGGCGCCGCCGTAGGGGTCCAGCTGGATGGACCCGGTCGGCCCGGTCGACAGGTGCCGGACGATCTCGGCCATGTCGTGCCTCGAGATCGGTGCTTGCACGTAGTCGGACTTGCTCTTCGAGTACTGCTTTGGCTGGCGCCGCCGGTTCACCAGGTCCTCCACCGTGCCCAGACCGGCGAACTTGGCCGTCGACTCGACCCAGCTCATTTCTGAGAGGTGTCGCTCGGTCAAACCTAGCTCAGGAAAGCTTTGGCTGAGAACCGACAAGGCATGGTCTTTTGACGCTAGCACTTGACCGGTGAAGGAGATGGAGACGTTGCCGTCCGTTGATCCGGTAGGAGCATACACGGAGAGATAAAACTCGTCCGGTAGATTGGGCCCGACATGCTGCCACCTGTGAAGTAAGCCGGCAAAGAGTTCGACCGGACCGGTCCGACCGACGGCGAACGCGGTGACGTTGCGAGGAACCGGAACGAGCCGGAGCTTCCAAGCGTACACCACACCCCAGctcccgcctccgccgcctcggatCGCCCAGAACACGTCGTCGCCCATAGAACTCCGGTCAAGGACTGTGCCGTCCGGAGTGATGAGCGCCGCATCCAGCACGTTGTCGGCGGCAAGCCCAAACTTCCGGGACAGAAGCCCGAACCCGCCGCCGGAAACGTGCCCCCCTAGACCAGTGGTCGACCCGGACCCGGCTGGGAACGCCAAGGACCGGCTCGACCGTCCCACGGCGTAGTACAACTCGCCCACTGTCGCTCCCGACTCGGCCCAGGCCGTGGCCGATCCCGGGTCCACGCGGACGCGGTTCAGGTTCGTTAGGTCGACCACCACGAACGGCACGTGGTTCTCCGTGGTGTAG
Coding sequences within:
- the LOC123075020 gene encoding reticuline oxidase-like translates to MRSIATLLQLVCLLLSLHRSPCSGAAATASNFSSCLVSNGVSNFSLPTSPSYAGLLNSSIFNLRFTLPNVAGPAAIVLPESRDDLRRAILCARARSLAIRVRSGGHSYEGLSYTTENHVPFVVVDLTNLNRVRVDPGSATAWAESGATVGELYYAVGRSSRSLAFPAGSGSTTGLGGHVSGGGFGLLSRKFGLAADNVLDAALITPDGTVLDRSSMGDDVFWAIRGGGGGSWGVVYAWKLRLVPVPRNVTAFAVGRTGPVELFAGLLHRWQHVGPNLPDEFYLSVYAPTGSTDGNVSISFTGQVLASKDHALSVLSQSFPELGLTERHLSEMSWVESTAKFAGLGTVEDLVNRRRQPKQYSKSKSDYVQAPISRHDMAEIVRHLSTGPTGSIQLDPYGGAMARVGSSETPFPHRAGYLYSIQYGVNWDRSQVAHAEEFIGWLGSFYRFMAPYVSKDPRAAYVNYLDLDLGVNNWTRAAGGSSAQAVARARSSWGEAYFGENFGRLVRAKTVADPGNVFNNAQSIPPLNIRAEE